A window of the Cicer arietinum cultivar CDC Frontier isolate Library 1 chromosome 6, Cicar.CDCFrontier_v2.0, whole genome shotgun sequence genome harbors these coding sequences:
- the LOC101513290 gene encoding LIM domain-containing protein WLIM2b-like: protein MSFSGTQQKCKACDKTVHLVDTLSADGNIYHKNCFRCSQCNGLLAMSNYSSLEGVLYCKTHSEQLFKESGNFAAKISQSGGKPPSELPRAPSKLSAFFSGTQEKCSSCKKTVYPLEKLTVEGEFYHKSCFRCTHGGCFLSPSSYAALDGYIYCKPHFSQLFKAKGSYSYLSKQASMKKNEEMKQGAEKTDESAAAAATSDTETGTKEEQDAVVTQED from the exons ATGTCGTTCAGCGGAACCCAACAGAAATGCAAGGCTTGTGATAAAACTGTTCATTTGGTTGATACATTATCTGCTGATGGTAATATTTATCACAAGAATTGCTTCAGATGTAGTCAGTGCAATGGCCTTCTCGCG ATGAGTAACTATTCATCGCTGGAAGGAGTTTTATACTGCAAGACTCACTCTGAGCAGCTTTTCAAAGAATCTGGCAATTTTGCAGCAAAGATATCCCAGTCAG GAGGAAAGCCTCCAAGCGAGCTG CCTAGGGCCCCAAGCAAACTTTCAGCTTTCTTCTCAGGGACTCAAGAAAAATGTTCATCATGCAAGAAAACTGTATATCCATTGGAAAAG TTGACAGTGGAAGGTGAATTTTACCACAAATCATGCTTTAGGTGTACACATGGAGGATGTTTCCTAAGCCCTTCATCCTATGCTGCTCTTGATGGATACATATACTGCAAGCCTCACTTTTCTCAGTTGTTCAAGGCAAAAGGTAGCTACAGTTATCTCTCCAAGCAAGCATCAAtgaagaaaaatgaagaaatgAAACAAGGTGCAGAGAAAACTGATGAgtcagcagcagcagcagcaacatCAGACACAGAGACAGGTACAAAGGAAGAACAAGATGCTGTTGTGACACAAGAGGATTAG